The sequence below is a genomic window from Coffea arabica cultivar ET-39 chromosome 8e, Coffea Arabica ET-39 HiFi, whole genome shotgun sequence.
ACTGACATGAACATACAAGAGTCAAAGGGAGCAATGTTTTAACCCTTCAAACACCAAGAAGGCAGTAAAAGTTATTGAATTGAAGAAAGAATGCAACAATAAAATGCTTCTGTCACTTACAAAAGTATGACATAATGTAACCTCTAAAAGGCTAGAAGAATAATTCTCTTTATATCTTTAAAGTAATGGTACATTTTTTGCTTACTCAACCAGAAACTCTCTAACttctgaaaattttcatattcatTAATCAATCTTCACAGAAGAGTAAATAAGCCTTGTGAACCAGAAGCATGCATAGAAGCCAATGGTGCCTGTAAGCACAAAGAATGCATATGAAGCGATAAGCATGTACCCGAAATACAACATCCCTGAGACAGGCTTACTGATGTCAAGCTTAGTGAAGAAATAGAAAGTGGCGTAGAGAAAGAGGTACAGCGCCGAGGAGCCAGATGTCAGATAAGATCTCCACCACCACAAGTAATCTTCACTACATAGTTGGAAATAGCAAAGGACCACGGTTATTTCAGCACAAGTGACAATCAGAATGATGAACACGATGAACAGGAATCCAAATATGTAGTAGAACTGATTCAGCCAGATTGAGGTCAGAATGAAGAAGAGCTCGATGAAAACAGCTCCAAATGGGAGTATGCCCCCAATCAAAGTGGAGAAAATAGGGTTCATGTACCATGCTTGCTCTGGTATCTGCCTGGGTATTTTATTTGTCTTCACAGGATCCTCAATTGCTGGCTTCTTGAATCCAACATAACTGCCCACAAAGACAAGTGGAACTGAGATGCCAAACCACAGAAACACCAAAGCAAACATTGTTCCAAACGGCACAGCCCCAGATGATTTCTGCCCCCAAATTAGTGCATTTAAGACAAAGAAGATCCCAAAGACAGTGGCCGGGAACAGGAATGAAGTCCTCAGTGCAATTTTCTTCCACTCAGCTCCCTTAAACATCTTGAATAAACGGGTAGAGGCATAACCAGCGAAAAGACCCATGAAAGCCCAAACGAATAGCATGGCTGTCATAAGCCCACCACGATTTGAAGGAGAAAGGAACCCTAGGACAGCAAACATCATTGTGACGAGGACCATCCCAAAAAACTGCACACCAGTACCCACATAAACACAAAGTAAATCTGACTTCTCTGGGGGCCTGAAAACATCCGCATGAACTAGTTTCCAGCCTGTTTCTTCCTGGGCCTCTTCCTGGGTCTCAAGTTCATTATACTTGGAGATGTCACGGTAAAGAGTCCGCAGCATTATCATTGCAACCATGCCAGAAAGGAATAGGACAATCATTAAAGAATTTACAATCGAGAACCAATGGATTTGATCATCATTCATCAGCAGATATGTATCCCATCTTGAGGCCCACTTGACATCACTTTCCTGCAAAgacaatcaaatttaagcaaCCAGACACAATCATATCATGTTTAAGAGATGaaatagagaaaaaaataaagggaTTTATAGTCAAAAACCATATAAACCTCCTGGTAACAGAGATGTCTAATTCAGCGGCAAATTAGACTATGGGCCCAAATCATTGGAATTTCCTACATAGTCTAACTAAATTGATGACTAGATCAGTTAGAAAGCAATCTGATATGTGGATTAGATTACCTCAAAATTGACATCATATGTAAATATGACTTCCTGTTTATCTTCAACCTCTTGTGGAGCATTTGAGTTGGAAACAGTTCTCTTTGCATGTGCATCACAGGTGGTCAAACGATTATTGCCACCCCATTTTCCATCATATTCATGCTTGACACTGGACATGTATGTACCAGATCGTTAGTGGGAACTGTAGAAGATAGTGAACACACAGAATATCTGAACAATCAAGTAAGGTCTCTGAAGAACCAACCTATATGGATTAACTTCAAAACCAACAATCCTAGCTGAGTCAGTCTGCAAATCTTTATGATACTTAACTGTAAATGATAAGTGGTTGTTTAAAAAAGATTTTTCTTCCTTGGTCTGCAAAATAATCAAACACTGACTTAGAAAAGGGGGGAATGGATGAGATTCCAAAAGAGTTATTATCATAGTCAGTTTACTCACACCAGCATATAGACCCTTAAACCCCATATAAAAACCAAGCTGATATACAGGAGGAGCTTGTTGTTCCACCCTCTGAATGGGAACAACCAAAGGAAGATTATCAAGGATCCTGCCACATAAAAGCATTTATATAATACCAATCAACTCAGCAGGAAAGTCAATAAAGAcaaattttgataatatattCACCTACATGTTGACACGATACTCGTCATCAATCTTTTCCTTGAACTCTTTCGCTGTGTTCGCATCAAGAATAAGTCGACAAACAACATGGCAAAGTTCTGGTTCCCTCATTTTAAACTGCAAAACCAGATGGAACTGTGAGTTGATGGACAGAACAGTCAAAAAATGAAGTTATTATTCACTTATGTAATACTAACCACGTATGGCGAGTTCTCAATACGGTCACCACGAAGCACTTCCCCAAGATTTTCTCTGCTATCGACTATGCTTTCTGGATGACAAAAAGGAAGAGAATAATACGAATATGGAAGCTGAGTCTTTGTTGAAGTCAGCTTGTTCACTTTCACACTTAAATTAGCACCCTGAAATGACCACCAAAAAGACAATGAAAATGATCTATATAGCTGGGACTGTCTTAATAATGAGATTACTGAATAATACAGGAGAAGCTGAACAATTCAGGGAAACAATAAATAGTACAATACCAACTTTGCTGTCTTATGCATCATTAACATTAAATATTTTCTTTATGCATATGCCTTCCATATTATTGAAGATCAAGGCTTAATAGTATTTGACTTTGCTCACTAATAGAATTTTCTGAATTGATTTGATGAACATAGGATAGGCTTTTACCCAGAAACATAGAGGTAAGCGAGAACTCCAGCATTTAACAATTATTTCTTCACAGCAAAAGATTTGCTTAGACTTTCAACCACAGAAATAGAACTTCTATAAATAGGGGTAAAAACAAGTTTCAGTTAGAAGTCAACAAAAAACTAAACCCATATCACTAATTTCATGTTCTGGCTCAGCAGTATCACTTTATTAAACTAATTATGAGCTACATTTATGATTGTTGGTTAGTCTGCTGATGCATTAACCCCAGAAGCCTGAAAAGTTAAAAAGTCAAGCTCCATTGTGACCCTTGATTCCAGAAAAAGAagcatcctgcaagaatcaacCATGGTcattctctcttcttcttcatcttcttttttgttcttttttttcttgcaaTCCTAGTAGGCAGTATGCTCCAAAATGTGAATTGCCAGTATTCCCAACGTCCCTATTTTGGTAATGCTGACTAAAGAGTTCTCCATCCAAATAAATACACTACTCAGACTGggacgaaaaaaaaaaaccattactCCCTAGTTTACTCAGGTTtaatcttcttcttctcctttaaATCCTTTGACAATCATAATGAGAGGCTACAAAAACAAAACCACCACTTATGACAATAACAATGATGAAAATTAAAGAAGTCTCGAAGATGCTCAACTTCACAAACCACAAATAGCATACAAATGGTGTTATTGTTGCCTAAAACTAGACATGCATTCTACATGCAAATAATTAGATGTAAAAGCAACAATGAATAGATAAGAACAAGACATCCATTTCCATCATGTCAATATTCATCAATGACACTCTTACAACCTTTCTTTGATGTGCTAAAGCGAGGACAATAACTTGTAGAAACATAATGGATATACTAAAAGCTACATTGCATTGATAGGATCTCTTTTGTGCATATCCAACATCAACTTGTATATAAGTTATTCTTGTTCTTCAATCTGAATTCAACCTTAATGACTTTGTCTCCAATCATTCAACTTATTTCTTGCTTCTGGTTTCTCATGTTATTTCACTTCCCCTCTAGAGTAAAATCAATATAACTGTTCACAAATGAGACGGCCAAGAAACCTGACTTCATGAAGGAAATTTATTCCAATACAGAATAGGAAAAACTCAGTGGCAAAGAATGTTGTACAACTGAATGGTTGAGTTGCATCTTTAGCATTTAATGGTGGTACTATGCCAATAAATTACCCTACACCTGATAAAGGTCATAGCTGATGTATAAATGCCTAGACATTCACAGCGACCAAATCACCAATCACATAAGAATATGATGCCCAAAACAagaaaccaaaaaacaaaattgctGCTCACAATCGAGCCAAAAAGAAACTTTAAAGTTTCATTAGGTCAAACTCATAGCACATACAGAATCGAAGATCCCATACTTAATATTCTTTTTTATCCAATTTGGGCCTTTAATTCTTAGTATATTCTGGTACATGTCATTCTGAAGGCTGTGCATAGAACCATTGCATTACAGATATGTAGTTAACAGCTTTGGGCCAACTAATCTGTGCCTGCAACATTTGAATAATATAATAACACAGTATATTCGTATTTTGCCTCCGAAATGCGTATGCCCAAGAAATGAAGCTCTGTCTTTGTTCGCAAACAATGCAACACTGCAGAATCCAGAACTAAGGCTATTGATTTCAACATTCTTCATGCTTATTATCCTAACTCCATATTCCTCTCCAAGGTGAAGATCTGAAATTTTTCATCAGGAAGTACCACTAACTATACCAACTAAAGAGGACTGTCTATTCACAGACTCTTTACATTTTTCTATTTCAGCATCTCATTTCCAGAGCACAAAAGGATCACCACGAAAATGCTTCAAGTATGATCACAATCAAATTTGAACCAAACTAGGATCTTAATTCAAAACCACATCCAAGACTAAGTCCCTCCTCCTCACATTACTTTATTACAAAAGAATCACCTTAAAAATGCTTGACTGGTTTTTTTAaccagaaaagagaaaaggaatttAAATTGCCAACTCCCTATCAAACTTTAGTTACATGTATCCTATTCAATTCATACATTAAACCCACAAAAACCTTACCTCCATTTCACTTTCTCAAAAAtcccttaaaaaataaaaccatTTTCTCTAATTAAATCTGTAAACTCAAACTTCTACTCAAATTCAACAATGCCACCCAAATGCGACAAATCCTAGAATGcccaattaaagaagaaaaatcacaaaaccaagaaatccCAGAAAAAGAACAGATTTTGACAGGCCGAAAATCACTCTTTCACATACATCCATACAGAactaataaaaacaacaaatggGTTCTGCGAATCTTCAAAATGCAGATAAAATCAACATATCTAAAATCATTAATTTTATACCGTATGGAAGTCTTCAGGGGCGACCCCAGGAAGGTAAAAGCAGTAAGCATTGTGGATGCAAAGCAAAAAGAGATTGATGGCCAATGGGATCACTTGTTTTTGCACGAATTCCATAGatccaccaccacctcctcctcttCCCATTGCTGAATATTTGTCTCTATtactatctctctctctctctctcaatttcACACGCAGAAAAGCACACAGAGAAGAAGGAGGGACGTAAGGATTGGTTTCAGATCCACCGTAATGTATGAAAACACTGAACAGAGAACGGGAAAAATGGGATTTTTgggttttctctcttcttttttttgttttctttaattaaAAGTATTTTTTGTGAATTAATGTCTATTTTGGCTGGGTGACAGTTGCAGCTTTTGGCTTTCTTGGGATATATTATACTTGCCTCCTCCAGTGTTTTTGTAAATATGAAGACTTCCCCTTTTCTTatttagaaatttaaaattgctttccatgataaaattttataatttttggaatGTCTTTAACAATTTCCTATCTtatctttcaaaaaaaataatttcttcttttatattgCATGAGTAAAATTATTCATTGTATTAGAGTTAATTTTTATCATATAGTGTAGGATATGAGGTTTTAAGAAATAGATACTTAGAATGGTGATAAATAGCTTTGAACATCTTACTTAATGGAATATGAAATATCATTAACTTGTAAAATTTATTCTTTATAATACGATAATTAGTTTGGCAAAATAAAATTGTGTCATATTAAAATGCTAAGCCACAGTTCGGAGTTCaagatagaaaataaagaagagaaaTCTTAAGTTATGAAAAGATTTTAATGTTGGAGTTTAGGAAAAAAGTAGAATGattttgaatatatatatatttctaccAAAATTTGTCCAATAGACATTTAGATCCCGTTTCGAGTTGCAGTGACTTATAAAGAAATATATCTGATACAAGTATTTTTAACAAAAGTGATTTTAAGTTACTAAAAATTGGATTtcttaaattataaaaaaattagttATCAAACACTTAAAAAGCACCTTTAGTGCTTGaaagcgtttttttttttttttttttttttttttgtaaatgtaTGGTAACCTAAAACATGGTATTTAAggacttgaaaattttataaGAATATCTTTAATACGGGTAGAAAACCTTTTTAACTGCACGTGAGatcaatccaaatcatcttattgttgttcttttttctcccttaaAGACCTCCCTAACAACTCAAAGAAGCCTCTTTTCCtcactttcttttattttcccgTCAAATTTTAACATCCAAACTAGCTTTAAATGTGCTCTTTATGTTGCATATGTCTTCAGGGTCATAGCAATTtgttgttcttttttcttttatctaatttatatattattattttacaaatccTCTTGAGTAATGCAGCGGGTTGCAGTTCAACATGTTAAACTTTTTTCTAGACACTTTACCCCCCTTAATTATATGTTTAGACAAAACAACCCCCCCCCAtcttaattattttcttttctctttattcactattcatttttcatttttttttctcgcttttcttttcttttcttttaagtcTTCTATCATGCCACTGGCCAATTGTTTGCCTCCACTCCTAAACTACGTGTACTACACTAAAGTTCTTACTTTTCTTTAACTCACTTTTTtgtaatttattaatttttaaattcaatcttaaTATCCATCATCAACTATATACTATTGCAAAATATATTTACATTACATCATAAAGAgtatttaattttataattcAACAATTTAAGTATATAAATCTTGATTATAGTTTATAATTTCTCAACTATTCATAATAAAAGTAACATATTATCGATCAAGTAAGAAAgaaatattgattttttttgttatccATTACTATTAATAATAGATTAGTTAATAGCTCTATTTCGTtcatatatatttaaataattcAACCTCTTAAATTAAATAGGGTTCACAATATAAAAAATAGATCTTTTTATGATATAGATTTTCTTATTAATTATCGACTttgaaaacttaaaaataaaaaataccaCCAATTTAGTATAACAagttaaacaaaattaaaatttttattgtaggtGTAGAATAATAATAGCATGAAGAAACTAAAAAGACAATgatagggaaaaaaagaaatataaaaataattaagatGGAATGAATAGTTTTGTCTATATTTATCATTTAAGAAAAGTAAAGTGCTTGTACTAAAAAAGTTTGAGAGGTCAACTACAACTCGGTGTATAGTCCCCGTAATAGGATGCATTCaatcatttctctatttttcaaTAGTAATAATTATTTCATTCATAAGATCTGCACTAATAGCAGGATATATGATTTTGTTAGTTACTCAATAGTATTTTTGGGTCCCGATCCGCAACCAGAAGTATATATCAATACTAGAAGGAAGTCCCACTCAAAGCGTGGAGATTGATACCTGTGATTAATAACTTGACATCACATAATTTGCATCACATAATAACGAGAGGTTGTTGGCATAGTCCCTACTTTCCTTTTCGATGTCTAATATAAATGGAAGCTAATGATGTTATCATATGTATCATTTTCCCCTACATTTAATCTTTCAAACAAAGTTAATTGGGTTGTTCAATCAGGACCATTGTTCTGTTCAGTTGTTTCAACAAAACATATTTGTATTTTCTATGCTTTAtgcttattttttattatttttgtcatactttatCTTTTCCTTTCACCGGTAATAATGCATatctttttcttgccttttgatTTCGAAGTTACTTCTGAGTATTAAATATATCGATTTGTTTGTTTGATCGATCCTAAATTTCAACCTATAGCCCCTAAACTTAAACATAGAAAATCTAGATATATATAACATTTGTTTGCTTAATTACTACAACTAAAGACcattattttgatcaatacaTGCATCTACAAATAATTAGAGGGGAAATCAATTTACCTCGTCACAAACACTAACTTGCATCAAACAATTATCAAGTCTACGAAATTCAGTACAAAAATAACAAAGCATGTAAATATAGCCACTTGTCTTTTCAAATGGTAATTTCTATCCATACACAACATCTCAGTCACTTAACTATTGAACCAACAAATTGCATCAACTGcaatataattttcaaactgGAACAATCATTCACACACTTGATAATTCGAGCACACAATTCAAGTGGATCAATTACAATCATAATCACATTTAATCAACAAATGACATGCATCAAGTGGAAATATAGAGTTACCTTGTACCTTAGCAACAAAGTACAATCTAAGAGTGAGATCTCTCTATACTTCAAGGCTTATTAACAATTTTGATTGTTGAATGGAAGCTATACAGTCCATAGACTAGAAAGTAAGAGCAAAATTGAGCATACCTCTATAAACCCAACTCTAATACTGTGCAATAGAGCCATTTGAATCCATAATTTTGTATCTTAACAACAGCCATTATTGTAACCTAATTTACAAATTAATGAGCATATGTTGAACAAGATAGGAGGTCCTGCAGTTAATCACCCCAAATGATTCTTCACTTTCACACTTTAATGGCCTCATCAACGTGCTGCAATTACTGATTCAAATAAGTGCCATTTGTTGCAAGAACTGAATTAATGGTTCTTGAGCTTTTAAGGATGAAGAAGATGAGCTTTCTACCATTACAATTCAAACATTCATCTTTAACTTTAGTGCACTAATATTGccttaaatgcatttaatttgcataatcaatTTAGCTGAACATACTTGAGAGGagttgatttcatttttctaccCACTTTGCTAAATCAATGGCAAACCAGCCAACCATTAGCCACCAAAAGGATACAATACGTAAACCATGCGAAATTAGTCAGCAGAAACTTGTGCACTTTGCTTAATCAATGCAGTTACAGTTTTACCATTCTCAAAATGCCCCTACAAATATAGGATGAAAATCACCCAAGAGTCATACAACAACTCtttttttatatatgtataggATACCAATTTAGTTGCATGAAGAATTATGCATAACGAAAGCAAAAGACAATCAATGGATTGCACTCATAAATTCGCGATTGTTACACATCTTCCCAATAACTAAGGCAGTAAGGtcagaaaagaaagaattattACGAATGATTTCAatatgtttttctctttttggttttcacaaagttaggactaaTATCACTTTTTACATTAACTGCTTTTGTTATTCTCCCTTCACACCCTATACTTTTACTTTAGACACTTTAAAtcctaaaatcatcaaaatgtACAAAATCACCAAGGTGACTCCTAATATTGATGAAAATGGATGAAAGTGTTGCGAATGATAATGCCACAGCCCATATTTTATTTCCATAGCAAGTTTATGTTGAAATGACAAAACTACTCCTCAGAAGTCCAAGTTACATCTGGACTTAAGAAaggtaattttgatattttgtgtAAAAGTATCTATTGAACTAAATAATGGGCCATGGCATTGGTGACACCCCAATTTAAAGTTGTTGGACTCTAGATAATGGATGTGGATTTTCATCATTAGAAATATTAGGTAGTGTGCTATACGTGCGCATACTATTTGtacactttttctttaattctatatGATAGTATGGCAATTCAAGATAAAACAATAAGAAAATTACCCTGATAGCTATTAAACTTTTAGAATAATGGGGTTTTAGCTACTCAACTGTTAATAGTATGTTTTTATCCGTTAAATTATCGAAAGTGTAAATTTTAAGTCATTCTTTTTAATTGCTTCATTAACTCTGTCAgattaattattaataatatatcTCATGAATCGTGCTGACCCTTATATCTAGCAAAATTAACGGTGAAATTACACAGAATGGCCCAAAATCTACATTTTTTGATAGTTCAATGGGTAAAACCTACTATTAATAGTTGAGTAGTTAAATCTTGACTATTCCAAAAGTTCAGCGACTACCCTAGTAGTTTGCTCTAAAACAATATTTCAAGGCGCAACATGTTAAAACTAAATGTTTGGGGTGCAACCTAGCAATAACTGGTAATTTTAAGATGTAAATTGTTTAAAATACAGTTGAGGGTCCAACGATCTAAAGTGAGAACTCACGTATACATTAAGAGTGCAAATCTTAATTTGCTGCCCACAAATTCTCAACTATAATTgaagatttttatattttttgagatttttttagAATCAATAGTGATTCTCCACTTATTTTTTTGATGACTCGAATTTATAACTCTTCAGTTACATGTAAAATGTCACACCAGTTAGGCTACACATTGTTGTCATATCCATAGAAATTTGTATCGAATAGAAGGCACCTGAACCATGTCAAATTCATCCACTGCAGAGACTTgcttctgcttcttcttcttcttcttctttcctttttttttaaacattacCTAATTGAAATTTTTAAGCAATTTATCTGATAAATAATTAGCAACTTAGCTGTCAACACCTTTTCAGAATTTGTTGTACAATGTCAAGGAAAAGAAGCAGGTTCAGCTTGggcaagtgtaaaacggtccaAAGAGATAACTTCAATCCTTAGTTTACTATTTAAGCATAATTTTTTAAGCAAGGAGATAGAAGAGATGTCCACGACATTGCTTACTAAAAGTTCTTCAGTTTTGAAACTTTCCCTATACTCGTCACACTTgttataaaattaataaaatgaaCTACTATAATAGGAATTAAAATATTAGAGAAATAAGTAGAgaaatggaaaatgattttCTTATTATTCCAATTAATATAAAAGTAATCCCAAGAGGTGCCAaagtacctctatatataggtactacaaaaTTAAAAGTATATCAATTCTATTAAATACTCATTACTACAAGAACATGAATAGTATATGAATCGGTTCATCCAATACATGAATGGATATATGGATTGAAATCGTTCATCCATTGTAATTTCTTTACATAATGCAGCaatgaattatgaattaattctctTGAGATCAATGAATTATCAATTAATCCTCTTGAGAATATAAATGGACATCCACACTTTTATTGTTTCATAACATTCCCCTTTGGATAtccattacacaaagaatatgcctcgttaaaaccttactaggGAAAAATCCATTGGGacaaaaaccctagtgaaggaaaaagagtacactattcttgtgtattAATTGTCGCATTCCAATATTCTTCACCAATTTTTCAAATGTTGTAGTCGGCAATACTTTGGTAAATAAATCTGTCAAATTATTATCTGATAGAATTTGTTGCACATCAATTTCACCATTCTTTTACAAATCATGggtaaaaaagaattttagtgAAATATGTTTCTTCCTATCTCCTTTAATATATCCTCCTTTCAATTGAACTATACAAGCTGCATTACCTTCATATAATATAGTtggagaattttctttttcagagGATAACCCA
It includes:
- the LOC113722526 gene encoding transmembrane 9 superfamily member 8-like; the encoded protein is MGRGGGGGGSMEFVQKQVIPLAINLFLLCIHNAYCFYLPGVAPEDFHTGANLSVKVNKLTSTKTQLPYSYYSLPFCHPESIVDSRENLGEVLRGDRIENSPYVFKMREPELCHVVCRLILDANTAKEFKEKIDDEYRVNMILDNLPLVVPIQRVEQQAPPVYQLGFYMGFKGLYAGTKEEKSFLNNHLSFTVKYHKDLQTDSARIVGFEVNPYSVKHEYDGKWGGNNRLTTCDAHAKRTVSNSNAPQEVEDKQEVIFTYDVNFEESDVKWASRWDTYLLMNDDQIHWFSIVNSLMIVLFLSGMVAMIMLRTLYRDISKYNELETQEEAQEETGWKLVHADVFRPPEKSDLLCVYVGTGVQFFGMVLVTMMFAVLGFLSPSNRGGLMTAMLFVWAFMGLFAGYASTRLFKMFKGAEWKKIALRTSFLFPATVFGIFFVLNALIWGQKSSGAVPFGTMFALVFLWFGISVPLVFVGSYVGFKKPAIEDPVKTNKIPRQIPEQAWYMNPIFSTLIGGILPFGAVFIELFFILTSIWLNQFYYIFGFLFIVFIILIVTCAEITVVLCYFQLCSEDYLWWWRSYLTSGSSALYLFLYATFYFFTKLDISKPVSGMLYFGYMLIASYAFFVLTGTIGFYACFWFTRLIYSSVKID